The following are encoded together in the Ictidomys tridecemlineatus isolate mIctTri1 chromosome X, mIctTri1.hap1, whole genome shotgun sequence genome:
- the Uprt gene encoding uracil phosphoribosyltransferase homolog isoform X1, with product MATELQRPDSMPCHNQQVNSASTPCPEPLRPSDQNPDHAEGNSASVAKLTLLTGHAHSSVPAEQASQACGSANLNSECNSDSGDTPQGDSLLGDCELSRQIGAQLKLLPMNDQIRELQTIIRDKTASRGDFMFSADRLIRLVVEEGLNQLPYKECMVTTPTGYKYEGVKFEKGNCGVSIMRSGEAMEQGLRDCCRSIRIGKILIQSDEETQRAKVYYAKFPPDIYRRKVLLMYPILSTGNTVIEAVKVLIEHGVQPSVIILLSLFSTPHGAKSIIQEFPEITILTTEVHPVAPTHFGQKYFGTD from the exons ATGGCCACGGAGTTACAGCGTCCGGACTCCATGCCCTGTCACAACCAGCAAGTAAACTCTGCATCAACCCCATGCCCGGAGCCATTGCGACCTAGCGACCAGAACCCGGATCATGCCGAGGGAAATAGCGCTTCTGTGGCCAAGCTGACTCTCCTCACCGGGCACGCCCATTCTAGCGTGCCGGCTGAGCAGGCTTCTCAGGCCTGCGGCAGCGCCAACCTTAACTCTGAGTGCAACAGTGACAGTGGAGACACACCTCAGGGCGACTCCCTCCTAGGGGATTGCGAACTCTCCAGGCAGATTGGGGCGCAGCTTAAACTACTGCCTATGAACGATCAGATCCGGGAACTGCAAACCATCATCCGGGACAA gACAGCCAGTAGAGGGGACTTCATGTTTTCTGCGGATCGTTTG ATCAGACTTGTTGTGGAAGAGGGATTGAATCAGCTGCCATATAAAGAATGCATGGTGACCACGCCAACAG GGTACAAGTATGAAGGAGTGAAATTTGAGAAGGGAAATTGTGGGGTCAGCATAATGAGAAGTG gTGAGGCAATGGAACAAGGTTTACGAGACTGCTGTCGATCCATACGAATTGGAAAGATCCTGATTCAGAGCGATGAGGAGACACAAAGAGCCAAAGTATATTATGCCAAGTTCCCTCCAGACATCTATCGGAGAAAAGTCCTTCTGATGTATCCAATTCTCA GTACGGGAAATACTGTGATTGAAGCTGTAAAAGTTCTCATAGAACATGGAGTTCAACCCAGTGTTATTATCCTACTCAGTCTCTTCTCTACTCCTCATG gtgCCAAATCAATCATTCAAGAATTTCCAGAGATCACAATTTTAACTACTGAAGTTCATCCTGTTGCACCTACACATTTTGGACAGAAATACTTTGGAACAGACTAA
- the Uprt gene encoding uracil phosphoribosyltransferase homolog isoform X2, giving the protein MATELQRPDSMPCHNQQVNSASTPCPEPLRPSDQNPDHAEGNSASVAKLTLLTGHAHSSVPAEQASQACGSANLNSECNSDSGDTPQGDSLLGDCELSRQIGAQLKLLPMNDQIRELQTIIRDKTASRGDFMFSADRLIRLVVEEGLNQLPYKECMVTTPTGEAMEQGLRDCCRSIRIGKILIQSDEETQRAKVYYAKFPPDIYRRKVLLMYPILSTGNTVIEAVKVLIEHGVQPSVIILLSLFSTPHGAKSIIQEFPEITILTTEVHPVAPTHFGQKYFGTD; this is encoded by the exons ATGGCCACGGAGTTACAGCGTCCGGACTCCATGCCCTGTCACAACCAGCAAGTAAACTCTGCATCAACCCCATGCCCGGAGCCATTGCGACCTAGCGACCAGAACCCGGATCATGCCGAGGGAAATAGCGCTTCTGTGGCCAAGCTGACTCTCCTCACCGGGCACGCCCATTCTAGCGTGCCGGCTGAGCAGGCTTCTCAGGCCTGCGGCAGCGCCAACCTTAACTCTGAGTGCAACAGTGACAGTGGAGACACACCTCAGGGCGACTCCCTCCTAGGGGATTGCGAACTCTCCAGGCAGATTGGGGCGCAGCTTAAACTACTGCCTATGAACGATCAGATCCGGGAACTGCAAACCATCATCCGGGACAA gACAGCCAGTAGAGGGGACTTCATGTTTTCTGCGGATCGTTTG ATCAGACTTGTTGTGGAAGAGGGATTGAATCAGCTGCCATATAAAGAATGCATGGTGACCACGCCAACAG gTGAGGCAATGGAACAAGGTTTACGAGACTGCTGTCGATCCATACGAATTGGAAAGATCCTGATTCAGAGCGATGAGGAGACACAAAGAGCCAAAGTATATTATGCCAAGTTCCCTCCAGACATCTATCGGAGAAAAGTCCTTCTGATGTATCCAATTCTCA GTACGGGAAATACTGTGATTGAAGCTGTAAAAGTTCTCATAGAACATGGAGTTCAACCCAGTGTTATTATCCTACTCAGTCTCTTCTCTACTCCTCATG gtgCCAAATCAATCATTCAAGAATTTCCAGAGATCACAATTTTAACTACTGAAGTTCATCCTGTTGCACCTACACATTTTGGACAGAAATACTTTGGAACAGACTAA